Proteins encoded by one window of Chryseobacterium foetidum:
- a CDS encoding PDDEXK nuclease domain-containing protein: MKEDNHLSAIDENLIENIKFIVLKARANTYQRINKELILTYWEIGKEIVEAERRNNIDYSTSRQIILKLSKLLTKEIGKGFSRSNLFNMRKFYLEYSSVQSATGQSEELSLSSIQLTWTHICELLIIEDKNKRSFYEKETVNAHWSIRELKRQIDSSLYERLLLSQGKSNKEKVFELSKKGQELNKAEDILKSPYVFEFLGIPENKPLLEKDLEKKLIRHIEDFLLELGKGFMFVGSQQRVTINNTHYYVDMVFYNKILQCYILVELKTTKLNISDGGQLNTYLNYYKTEVNDENDNPPIGIILCTEKYEITAEYILGGCENNLFASKYITVLPDKQKLIEEVENVMNVTK, encoded by the coding sequence ATGAAAGAAGATAATCATTTGTCTGCCATTGATGAAAATCTGATTGAGAACATTAAATTTATTGTTCTCAAAGCTCGGGCAAATACTTATCAAAGAATAAATAAAGAATTGATCCTTACCTATTGGGAAATTGGGAAAGAAATTGTGGAAGCGGAAAGAAGAAATAATATTGATTATTCCACATCAAGACAGATTATTCTAAAATTATCTAAACTATTGACGAAAGAAATTGGAAAAGGGTTTTCCCGTTCTAATTTATTCAATATGAGGAAGTTTTATTTAGAATACTCAAGTGTCCAGTCAGCGACTGGACAGTCTGAAGAACTCTCATTGTCATCTATACAACTTACCTGGACGCATATTTGTGAATTACTCATCATTGAAGATAAAAACAAAAGAAGTTTTTACGAAAAAGAAACGGTGAATGCGCATTGGTCGATTCGGGAACTGAAAAGACAAATTGACAGTTCTCTTTATGAAAGACTTTTGCTGTCTCAAGGAAAGTCTAACAAAGAAAAGGTTTTTGAGCTTTCAAAAAAGGGACAGGAACTTAATAAGGCTGAAGATATTCTCAAAAGTCCTTATGTTTTTGAGTTTCTCGGAATACCGGAAAATAAACCTTTGCTTGAAAAAGATTTGGAGAAAAAACTCATTCGCCATATAGAAGATTTTCTTTTAGAATTGGGAAAAGGTTTTATGTTCGTAGGTTCGCAGCAACGAGTAACTATCAACAATACACATTATTACGTTGATATGGTTTTCTATAACAAAATTTTGCAATGCTATATTTTAGTAGAATTGAAAACCACAAAATTAAATATTTCAGACGGCGGGCAACTGAATACCTATCTCAATTATTACAAGACAGAAGTGAATGATGAAAATGATAATCCACCCATCGGAATTATTTTGTGTACCGAAAAATATGAAATTACGGCAGAATATATTTTAGGAGGGTGTGAAAATAATCTTTTTGCCTCAAAGTATATTACTGTTTTGCCTGATAAGCAGAAATTAATAGAAGAAGTTGAAAATGTGATGAATGTTACTAAATAA
- a CDS encoding winged helix-turn-helix transcriptional regulator: MKKTSTVNNNAICKHRMNAIKDTVELLSGKWKFHIVGTLLQSNKMRFMDLLREVDGIGAKMLSKELQDLEMNHLITREVLDTKPVTVEYEITEFGKTLAPIIDEVANWGINYRTSLYGEKTSSTE; encoded by the coding sequence ATGAAAAAAACATCAACCGTCAACAATAACGCTATCTGCAAGCATCGCATGAATGCAATAAAAGATACTGTAGAACTGCTTTCAGGCAAATGGAAATTCCATATTGTGGGGACGCTTTTGCAGAGTAATAAGATGAGATTTATGGATCTGCTCCGTGAAGTGGACGGAATTGGCGCAAAAATGCTTTCAAAAGAACTTCAGGATCTGGAGATGAATCATTTGATTACAAGAGAAGTTCTGGACACAAAACCTGTCACGGTAGAATACGAAATCACTGAGTTTGGTAAAACTTTGGCTCCGATTATTGATGAAGTGGCGAATTGGGGAATTAATTACAGGACGAGTTTGTATGGGGAGAAAACCAGTTCTACAGAATAA
- a CDS encoding class I SAM-dependent methyltransferase produces MEEKDLKILAQNLANPEGETGLKVAEMMNATNIGMTVESIQTLLIEDGESILEIGHGNAAHVKSILNLAKDLKYTGIDISQTMHNEAQRLNTEFKNQAEFVLYEGTKLPFEDQTFDKIFTVNTVYFWENPVEYLNEIYRILKDSGTFVLTFGQRDFMETLPFTQYDFKLYNSDEMEETVSKSHFKRMKISEKEEQVKSKAGGETVTRLYTVLTIKK; encoded by the coding sequence ATGGAAGAAAAAGATTTAAAAATATTAGCACAGAATCTCGCCAATCCTGAGGGCGAAACCGGTTTGAAAGTTGCCGAAATGATGAATGCCACCAACATCGGAATGACGGTTGAAAGTATACAAACGCTTTTGATTGAAGATGGCGAAAGCATTCTCGAAATCGGACACGGCAATGCTGCCCATGTCAAAAGCATTTTAAATTTAGCCAAAGATTTAAAATATACAGGAATCGATATTTCCCAAACCATGCACAATGAAGCCCAAAGATTAAATACTGAATTTAAAAATCAGGCAGAATTTGTTTTGTATGAAGGAACGAAATTACCTTTCGAAGATCAGACTTTCGATAAAATATTTACAGTAAATACGGTTTATTTCTGGGAAAATCCTGTAGAATATCTAAATGAAATTTATAGAATTTTAAAAGACAGCGGAACCTTCGTTCTTACTTTCGGGCAGCGTGATTTTATGGAAACTCTGCCTTTCACACAGTATGATTTTAAACTCTACAACTCCGATGAAATGGAAGAAACGGTTTCTAAAAGTCATTTCAAAAGAATGAAAATTTCAGAAAAAGAAGAGCAGGTAAAAAGTAAAGCAGGCGGAGAAACCGTCACAAGATTATACACAGTTTTAACAATCAAAAAATAA
- a CDS encoding peptide deformylase: MKKISLFFVLFIGLINAQKFTPDELKIINQGDITTALPIYQTTEDHQHQTLLNISADIDPLDKNTAVLVSRMKASLQSTDGGVGIAAPQVGINRKVIWVQRFDKEGEPLEYFLNPIITWKSELQNLGPEGDLSISDFYGQFYRSKVIQLEYVDLKGQKYTEIVEGFTAVIFQHEIDHLFGILISDKNEKEKNDAYLKVDAFKRSDFKK; the protein is encoded by the coding sequence ATGAAAAAAATCTCCTTATTCTTTGTACTTTTCATCGGGTTAATCAACGCCCAGAAATTCACTCCCGATGAACTGAAAATCATCAATCAAGGCGACATTACGACCGCTTTACCTATTTACCAAACAACAGAAGATCATCAACATCAAACATTACTCAATATTTCCGCCGACATCGATCCGCTTGATAAAAATACAGCGGTTTTGGTCAGCAGAATGAAAGCGTCGCTTCAATCCACCGACGGTGGAGTAGGCATTGCCGCACCGCAAGTGGGTATCAACAGAAAAGTAATCTGGGTACAGCGTTTTGACAAAGAAGGCGAACCGTTGGAATACTTCCTAAATCCTATCATCACATGGAAATCTGAACTTCAGAATCTCGGTCCCGAGGGCGATCTTTCCATCTCCGATTTTTACGGTCAGTTTTACCGAAGCAAAGTCATCCAGCTGGAATATGTTGATTTAAAAGGTCAGAAATATACCGAAATAGTTGAAGGTTTCACAGCCGTCATCTTCCAGCACGAAATCGATCATCTTTTCGGAATTTTAATTTCAGATAAAAATGAGAAAGAAAAGAATGATGCTTATTTGAAAGTGGATGCGTTTAAAAGGAGTGATTTTAAAAAATAA
- a CDS encoding hemin-degrading factor, with product MSTLVNELKEKWEALKAENPHLRIRNAADQLGVSEVELLATNVGEGVTVLKPEFANILTEVEQLGKVMALTRNDECVHERKGVYKNGDFSSPHAQLFVNEDIDLRIFQNHWRSAFGVVEGDRKSLQFFGKDGLALHKIYLTKDSNAQAFDTIVEKFKAEDQSAALEFETVAPKAEEKADSEIDVEGFQKSWTELKDTHDFFMMTRKFGVSRTQALRLAPEGYARKIDNSKVVNVLEEASEKSLPIMIFVGNRGIIQIHTGEVKKTMWHQQWFNVMDPDFNLHLDVTKIAEAWIVKKPTEDGEVTAIEVFNKEGDFIVQFFGKRKPGIPELQEWKDLVAGLEN from the coding sequence ATGAGCACTTTAGTTAACGAATTAAAAGAAAAATGGGAAGCTCTGAAAGCTGAAAACCCACATTTAAGAATAAGAAATGCAGCAGATCAGTTAGGCGTAAGCGAAGTTGAATTGTTGGCAACCAACGTTGGAGAAGGCGTTACCGTCCTAAAACCTGAATTTGCAAACATCTTAACCGAAGTTGAGCAGTTAGGAAAAGTAATGGCTTTAACGAGAAACGACGAATGCGTTCACGAAAGAAAAGGCGTTTACAAAAACGGAGATTTCAGCAGCCCGCACGCGCAGCTTTTCGTGAATGAAGATATCGACTTGAGAATTTTCCAGAATCACTGGAGATCTGCTTTCGGAGTAGTGGAAGGCGACAGAAAAAGTCTTCAGTTTTTCGGAAAAGACGGTTTGGCTCTGCACAAAATCTATTTAACGAAAGACAGCAATGCTCAAGCTTTCGATACAATCGTTGAGAAATTTAAAGCTGAAGATCAAAGTGCAGCTTTGGAATTTGAAACTGTTGCTCCAAAAGCAGAAGAAAAAGCTGATTCTGAAATTGATGTGGAAGGTTTCCAAAAGTCATGGACAGAATTAAAAGATACCCACGATTTCTTTATGATGACCAGAAAATTTGGTGTTTCAAGAACTCAGGCTTTGAGACTTGCTCCTGAAGGTTATGCCAGGAAAATCGACAATTCAAAAGTGGTAAATGTATTGGAAGAAGCTTCTGAAAAGAGCTTACCCATCATGATTTTCGTTGGGAACAGAGGAATTATACAGATCCACACCGGTGAAGTGAAGAAAACAATGTGGCACCAGCAATGGTTCAACGTAATGGATCCTGATTTCAATTTACACCTTGATGTAACTAAAATCGCTGAAGCCTGGATTGTAAAAAAACCAACAGAAGATGGTGAAGTTACCGCAATCGAAGTATTCAATAAAGAAGGAGACTTCATCGTACAGTTCTTCGGAAAAAGAAAACCGGGAATCCCTGAACTGCAGGAGTGGAAAGACCTTGTAGCAGGCTTAGAAAACTAA
- a CDS encoding DUF1444 family protein, protein MSQSKNLLSEIDFTNLFYENLTSKVKNIDCLEIKELEIKIIDLEGEIYTHFLNNAFAEYNYEPSDLDEIIDRYTTSSSNLYYQKTPIDANHIIPIIKDKRFFDECSNLYEDFLKNHVFEKYNTDLYIFYAEDKEDSISYLTTNDLEVLNLNVKDLQDLAVNNLESLLEIERSGDSGIFMLLAGGNYESSLILFDIWNEDNFPVNGEIILAIPSRDLVFITGSNELENIEKLKNRIIEINKEGDHVVSDKLFILKDSHFQVLN, encoded by the coding sequence ATGAGTCAATCTAAAAATTTGCTTTCGGAAATCGATTTTACCAATTTATTTTATGAAAATTTAACCTCAAAAGTTAAAAATATTGATTGTCTTGAAATCAAAGAACTTGAAATTAAAATAATAGATCTTGAAGGAGAAATATATACTCATTTTTTAAATAATGCATTCGCTGAATATAATTATGAACCTTCAGATCTTGATGAAATAATTGACAGATACACAACATCTTCTTCGAACTTATATTATCAAAAAACACCAATTGATGCAAATCATATAATTCCTATCATAAAAGATAAAAGATTTTTTGATGAGTGCTCTAATCTTTATGAAGACTTTTTAAAAAATCACGTTTTTGAAAAATATAATACAGACTTATACATTTTCTACGCAGAAGATAAAGAGGATAGTATTTCTTATTTAACTACTAATGATTTGGAAGTGTTAAATTTAAATGTAAAAGATTTACAAGATTTAGCAGTAAATAACTTAGAATCTTTACTTGAAATTGAACGAAGCGGAGATAGCGGTATTTTTATGCTTCTTGCGGGAGGAAACTATGAATCGAGTTTAATTTTATTCGACATTTGGAACGAAGATAATTTTCCGGTTAATGGAGAAATTATTCTTGCAATTCCCTCCAGAGATTTGGTTTTTATAACAGGGAGTAATGAATTAGAAAATATTGAAAAGCTCAAAAACAGAATTATCGAAATTAATAAAGAAGGAGATCATGTTGTATCTGATAAGCTTTTCATTTTAAAAGATTCACATTTTCAGGTTTTAAACTAA
- a CDS encoding ChaN family lipoprotein, with amino-acid sequence MKNIFSILLLVVFCSVSAQNFKPYQFYDKKGKEIKTEKLIKELAEYDVVFFGENHNNSINHWLQLKITEALFEKKNGQLILGAEMFERDNQIQLDQYLNGKFDAKTLKDSARLWNNYATDYKPLVDFAKDKKLKFIATNVPRKYASQTSKEGLESLNRLSAKEKTYIAQLPIKVTLETPGYPEMKKMMGDHADEMKVMNFVSAQAIKDATMAESILKNFQSGKTFIHYNGNYHSKEYGGIYWYIKQKNPNLKMAVISVFESEDPELKVPAKDYIPTDFNLVIPEDMTKTY; translated from the coding sequence ATGAAAAACATTTTCTCAATACTGCTGTTGGTTGTTTTTTGTTCGGTATCCGCGCAAAACTTCAAACCCTACCAATTCTACGACAAAAAAGGAAAAGAAATAAAAACCGAAAAGCTGATTAAAGAATTAGCTGAATACGACGTCGTTTTCTTTGGCGAAAACCACAACAATTCCATCAACCACTGGCTTCAGCTCAAAATTACCGAAGCCTTATTTGAAAAGAAAAACGGACAGCTGATTTTAGGCGCGGAAATGTTTGAAAGAGACAATCAAATTCAGTTAGATCAATATTTAAACGGAAAATTTGATGCTAAAACATTGAAAGACTCCGCAAGATTGTGGAATAATTATGCCACAGATTACAAACCTTTGGTAGATTTTGCGAAAGACAAAAAACTGAAATTCATCGCCACCAATGTTCCAAGAAAATACGCTTCCCAAACCTCAAAGGAAGGTCTCGAATCGCTAAACAGATTATCAGCAAAAGAGAAAACCTATATCGCTCAGCTTCCGATAAAAGTTACTTTGGAAACTCCCGGTTATCCAGAAATGAAAAAAATGATGGGCGATCATGCCGACGAAATGAAAGTGATGAATTTCGTCTCAGCCCAAGCCATCAAAGACGCAACCATGGCTGAATCAATTTTAAAAAATTTCCAGTCCGGAAAAACATTCATCCACTACAACGGCAATTACCACAGCAAAGAATATGGCGGCATTTACTGGTACATCAAACAGAAAAACCCAAACCTAAAAATGGCCGTAATCTCAGTCTTCGAATCAGAAGACCCTGAATTAAAAGTTCCTGCGAAAGATTATATCCCAACAGATTTCAATCTGGTTATTCCGGAAGATATGACGAAAACTTATTAG
- the purB gene encoding adenylosuccinate lyase produces the protein MNSYKNPLEERYSSEEMLFNFSHNNKFQNWRKLWIALAEIEKDLGLDITDEQIAELKANVDNIDYDKAAEYEKKFRHDVMAHVHAYGDVAPSAKGIIHLGATSAFVGDNTDLIQIRDGLLILKKKLVNVMKNLSDFAIQYKDLPTLGFTHFQPAQLTTVGKRATLWLQSLVLDIEELDFFLETLRFRGVKGTTGTAASFLELFNGDYSKVKHLDKELSKRFGFEKVFGVSGQTYDRKIDAKVVALLGNIAQSAHKFTNDLRLLQNLKEVEEPFEKNQIGSSAMAYKRNPMRSERIGALAKYVMSLTTSSAMVASTQWFERTLDDSANKRLTIPQAFLAVDAILLIWNNIMNGIVVYPNRINKHIMEELPFMATEYIIMEEVKAGGDRQEIHEVIRVHSMEASKQVKEEGKENDLIERILNDNSLKLDKSKLKEVLDPKNFIGFAPIQTEEFIANEVQPILDVNRELIGLESDLKV, from the coding sequence ATGAATTCCTACAAAAATCCTTTGGAAGAACGCTATTCAAGCGAAGAGATGTTGTTTAACTTTTCTCACAACAACAAATTCCAGAACTGGAGAAAGCTTTGGATCGCTTTGGCTGAGATTGAAAAAGACCTGGGTCTTGATATTACAGACGAGCAAATTGCAGAGTTGAAGGCCAATGTTGACAATATCGATTACGATAAAGCTGCTGAATACGAGAAGAAATTCCGTCATGATGTGATGGCTCACGTTCACGCTTATGGTGATGTCGCGCCTTCAGCAAAGGGAATTATTCACTTGGGAGCAACTTCAGCGTTTGTAGGAGACAATACAGATTTAATTCAAATCCGTGACGGACTTTTAATTTTAAAGAAAAAGTTGGTCAACGTAATGAAAAATCTTTCTGATTTTGCAATTCAGTACAAAGACCTTCCAACTTTAGGATTCACACATTTTCAGCCGGCTCAGTTAACAACTGTCGGAAAAAGAGCAACACTTTGGCTACAGAGTTTGGTTCTTGACATAGAAGAATTGGATTTTTTCTTAGAAACATTAAGATTCAGAGGGGTAAAAGGAACAACCGGAACGGCTGCAAGTTTTCTTGAGCTTTTCAACGGCGATTATTCTAAAGTAAAACATTTAGATAAAGAATTATCAAAAAGATTCGGTTTCGAAAAAGTTTTCGGAGTTTCGGGTCAGACTTACGACAGAAAAATCGATGCGAAAGTGGTGGCTTTATTAGGAAATATCGCACAATCTGCACATAAGTTTACCAACGATTTGCGTTTGCTTCAAAATTTGAAAGAAGTTGAAGAACCATTCGAGAAAAACCAAATCGGTTCATCTGCAATGGCTTACAAGCGTAATCCAATGAGAAGTGAAAGAATCGGAGCGTTGGCAAAATACGTAATGTCTTTGACAACGAGTTCCGCAATGGTCGCTTCAACACAATGGTTTGAAAGAACATTGGACGATTCTGCAAACAAAAGATTGACAATTCCTCAAGCATTCTTGGCGGTTGATGCAATTTTATTGATTTGGAACAACATTATGAATGGAATCGTGGTGTATCCAAACAGAATCAACAAACATATTATGGAAGAACTTCCTTTCATGGCGACAGAATACATCATCATGGAAGAAGTGAAAGCTGGTGGCGACCGTCAGGAAATCCACGAAGTGATCAGAGTTCACTCTATGGAAGCTTCCAAGCAGGTAAAAGAAGAAGGTAAGGAAAACGATTTGATTGAAAGAATTTTAAACGATAATTCGTTGAAATTAGACAAATCAAAATTAAAAGAAGTTCTCGACCCGAAAAACTTTATCGGTTTTGCACCAATTCAGACTGAAGAATTCATTGCCAATGAAGTTCAGCCGATTCTGGATGTGAACAGAGAATTGATTGGTTTAGAATCTGACCTTAAAGTATAA
- a CDS encoding ClpXP adapter SpxH family protein, whose protein sequence is MSTQTNNPLLCDPETGVCGVSGSEENGSVTIDTTEKSVKVIYFTDPICSSCWGIEPQLRKMKLEYGKEIDVEYHMGGLLPDWSYNSGGISKPSDVAHHWDEVSGYYDMPIDGDVWLQDPLDSSYPPSIAFKAAQLQSEEKAILFMRELRELVFLKKKNIAKWENMALAAEKVGLDVKQLKSDFEGKAKTLFEDDLKMARELGVRGFPTIFFVNNKGEKQMVYGSKPYPFYETAILTVNPKAEKSEFAKDWKSLFKKYSSLTAKEFTELSGNGRKDSEKMLNELTSKGKLEKTTTKNGSMWTIK, encoded by the coding sequence ATGAGTACACAGACAAACAACCCACTTCTTTGCGACCCTGAAACAGGAGTTTGTGGAGTTTCGGGAAGTGAAGAAAACGGTTCAGTAACTATTGATACAACCGAAAAATCTGTCAAAGTAATCTATTTTACAGACCCAATCTGTTCATCCTGCTGGGGAATCGAGCCTCAGTTGAGAAAAATGAAACTCGAATACGGAAAAGAAATCGACGTAGAATACCACATGGGCGGACTTCTGCCAGACTGGAGCTACAATAGTGGAGGCATCAGCAAACCGTCTGATGTCGCCCATCACTGGGATGAAGTAAGCGGTTACTACGACATGCCGATTGATGGTGATGTATGGTTGCAGGATCCTTTGGATTCTTCCTATCCACCATCGATTGCTTTCAAAGCAGCGCAGTTGCAGAGCGAGGAAAAGGCTATTCTTTTTATGAGAGAACTGAGAGAATTGGTTTTCCTAAAAAAGAAGAACATCGCCAAATGGGAAAATATGGCTTTGGCTGCTGAAAAAGTGGGCCTTGATGTAAAACAGTTAAAATCAGATTTTGAAGGTAAAGCAAAAACGCTATTTGAAGATGATCTTAAAATGGCGAGAGAATTGGGTGTAAGAGGATTTCCCACTATCTTTTTTGTGAATAATAAAGGCGAAAAACAAATGGTTTACGGTTCAAAACCTTATCCTTTTTACGAAACTGCAATTCTTACAGTTAATCCAAAAGCTGAAAAATCTGAATTTGCAAAAGACTGGAAATCGTTATTTAAAAAATACAGTTCATTAACTGCAAAAGAGTTTACAGAACTTTCCGGAAACGGAAGAAAAGACAGCGAAAAAATGCTGAACGAACTGACTTCAAAGGGAAAACTGGAGAAGACAACCACAAAAAACGGTTCGATGTGGACCATAAAATAG
- a CDS encoding heme ABC transporter ATP-binding protein: MIKAQQISYKHKEFHILNNVDVSLGFGEFLAIVGPNGAGKSSLLSVLANEVKSAQQILFKDKNITDWKITELSKHKAKFSQHNSNDIPLEVKDVVMMGRYPYFDAQPKEEDLQATDQMMHQTDVYHLKDREYNTLSGGEKQRVHLSRVLAQLQNEITQKLLFLDEPLNNLDVKHQYKALEIIKNFTQNENSAVVVLHDLNLAAQYADKILLMKSGEVAAYGTPEEVFTAENISEAYNFPCTICDHPITSNPMIIFG, encoded by the coding sequence ATGATTAAGGCACAGCAGATCAGTTATAAACACAAAGAATTTCATATTCTCAATAATGTGGATGTGTCTTTGGGCTTTGGCGAATTTTTAGCCATCGTCGGACCCAACGGAGCCGGAAAATCAAGCCTTCTGAGTGTTTTGGCAAATGAAGTGAAGAGTGCACAACAGATTTTATTTAAAGATAAAAACATCACCGACTGGAAAATTACAGAACTTTCTAAACATAAAGCTAAATTTTCCCAGCACAATTCAAACGACATTCCTCTGGAAGTGAAAGATGTAGTGATGATGGGGCGTTATCCCTATTTTGATGCCCAGCCGAAAGAGGAAGATCTTCAGGCAACAGACCAAATGATGCATCAGACCGACGTTTATCATTTAAAAGACAGAGAATACAACACTTTGTCCGGCGGCGAAAAACAGCGTGTTCATTTGTCGAGAGTTTTGGCTCAGTTGCAAAATGAAATCACCCAAAAGCTTCTTTTTCTGGATGAACCTTTGAATAATCTGGATGTAAAACACCAATACAAGGCTCTGGAAATCATTAAAAATTTCACTCAGAATGAAAATTCGGCAGTAGTAGTTCTTCACGATTTAAATTTAGCGGCTCAATACGCAGACAAGATTTTACTGATGAAATCCGGAGAAGTAGCAGCTTACGGAACACCGGAAGAAGTGTTCACAGCAGAAAATATCAGTGAAGCGTACAATTTTCCCTGTACGATTTGCGACCATCCAATCACCAGCAACCCAATGATTATTTTTGGATAA